Part of the Cellulomonas taurus genome, GGGTCGAAGCCGCCGTGTCCCCGGGCGAGGGTCACGGCCAGGTCGAAGCGGAAGCCGTCCACCCCGACCTGCTGGACCCAGTGCCGCAACGAGTCCAGGGCGAGGCGGACCACCTCGGTCCGCCGGAAGTCCAGGGTGTTGCCGCAGCCGGTGACGTCCGCCAGCGCGGCCGGGTGCGCGCCGTCGTGCAGGTAGTAGACCGCCGAGTCCAGCCCGCGCAGGCTCAGGTGCTGACCACCCAGCCCGCCCTCCGGCGTGTGGTTGTAGACCACGTCCAGCAGCACCTCGATCCCGGCCTCGTGCAGGCGGTGGATCGCGGTGCGCAGCTCGGCCAGCACGGCGGCTGGTCCGGCCGCCCGGGCGGCCGCCGATGCCCAGCGCGGGTCCGGCGCGAAGAAGCCGAGCGTGTTGTAGCCCCAGTAGTTGGTCATCCCGCGCGAGACCAGGTGCGGTTCGGGCGCGCAGGCCTGGAGCGGCAGCAGTTCGACGGCGGTCACACCCAGGCGGTGCAGGTGCTGGATCAGCGCCGGGTGGCCGAGGGCGGCGTAGGTGCCGCGCTCGTCGGCCGGGATCTCCGGGTGCCGGGCGGTCAGGCCGCGGACGTGCGCCTCGTAGATCACCGTGTCCGACCATGGGACGTGCGGCCGGTTGGTGGTCGGGTCGGCCGCGTCGTCCTGGTCGAGGTCGAGCACGACGCCGTAGGGCACGTGCCCCGCCGAGTCCCGGTCGTCGGCCGGCCCGTAGGGGTCGCCGTCCTCCACCCGGTGCCCGTAGGTCTCCGGGCCGTACCCGAGCTCACCGGTCAGCCCCACCGCGTACGGGTCGACCAGCAGCTTGGCCGGGTTGTAGCGCAGACCGTTCACCGGGTCCCACGGTCCGTGGGCACGCAGTCCGTAGCGCTGACCGGCCCGGATGCCGGGCACCCGGGCGAAGAACACGCCGAGTTCCGGACCCTCGAGCCGGATCCGGCGCTCGGTGCCCGCGTCGTCGAACAGGCACAGGTCGATGGCGTCGGCGTGCGGGGCGAGCACGGCGACCTCGACGCCGTCCTCGACCACGTGCACGCCGAGTCGGGTGGGGGTGGGGGCGCTCACGGGTCCATTCTGCTGCCTGTCGCGGGCGGGTAACGTTCACCGGGTGAAGATCGTGGTGTGCGTCAAGCATGTGCCCGACATCCAGGCCGATCGTGAACTGGGTCCCGACCACCGTGTGGTCCGGACCGGCGGGGACGGGACGATCAACGAGCTGGACGAGAACGCGTTGGAGGCGGCGGCCCAGATCGCCGAGGGCAGCGACGAGGACGTCGAGGTCGTGGTGATCACCGTCGGACCGGACGACGCCGAGGACGCCGCCCGGCGCGGGTTGCAGCTGGGCGCCGACGCCGGGGTGCACGTGCTCGACGACGACATCGCCGGGTCGGACGTGTTCGCCACCGCGCGGGTGCTGGCGGCGGCGATCCGGCGGGTGGGGGACGTGGACCTGGTGCTGACCGGGATGGCCGGGCTGGACGGCCTGACCTCGCTGCTGCCCGCCACCCTGGCCGATCTGCTGGACCTGCCCGCGCTGACCCTGGCGGCGGAGGTGACGGTCGCCGACGGTGAGGTCACGGTGCGCCGCGACCTGGACCACGCCACCGAGGTGCTGGCCGCGCCGCTGCCCGCCCTGGTGTCGGTCACCGATCGGGCCAACGAGCCGCGCTACCCGAACTTCCAGGCGATCATGGCCGCGCGCAAGAAGCCGGTGGAGACCATCGCGCTCGCCGACCTGGGCCTGGAGCCGGGCGAGGTCGGGGCCGCCGGGTCGCGGACCGCGGTGCTGACCGCCGCGCCGCGGCCGCCGCGCGAGGACCGGGTGCTGGTCACCGGGGGAGCCGATGCGGGGCGGGAGCTGGCAGCGTGGTTGGTCGAGCAGGGTCTGGTGCGGGAGGACGTGCGATGAGCGAGGTTCTGGTCCTGCTGGACCACACCGAGGACGGCGACCTGCGTCCGGCGGCCCTGGAGGCGGTCACCGCCGGACGGGCGCTCGGCGACGTGCAGGCGGTGTGGATCGGTGAGCGGATGTCCGCCGACGTGCCGGAGCAGCTCGGCCGGTACGGGGCGAGCGTGCTGCACCGGGTGCGGGTGACCGACGCCGACGCCCGACTGACGGCGGTGCAGGGTGCTGCCCTGGTCGCGGTCGCGACGCACGACGTGGTGCTGGGCACGTCGAGCTTCGTCGGCAAGGAGGTTGCCGCGCACCTGGCGGTGGCCACCGGCGCGGGCGTGGTCTCGGACGCGACCGCGGTCCGGCGGGACGACTCCGGCCGGATCGTCGCGGACAAGACGGTGCTCGCCGGGACCTGGACCACGCAGTGCGCGGTGCTGACCAGCCCGGCGATCGTCCTGCTCAAGGCGGGCGCCGTGGTCGCGGAGCCGGTGGACGGTCCGGCGGCGACGGTGCGGGAGCACACCGTGTCGGCGGCGGCCGCGAGCCGTGGCATCCGCGTGGTCGAGCACACCCCGACCGCCGCCTCCGACCGGCCGGACCTCGGGTCGGCGGATGTGGTGGTGGTCGGCGGGCGGGGCACCGACGGCGACTTCGGCCCGTTGGAGGAGCTCGCGGACGTCCTGGGCGGCGCGGTGGGGGCCACCCGGGTCGCCACCGACGAGGGCTGGATCGGGCACGAGGCGCAGATCGGCCAGACCGGGGTCACCGTGACGCCGCGGCTGTACATCGGCGCCGGGGTCTCCGGCGCGGTGCACCACCGGGGCGGCATGCAGGCATCCGGCACGATCGTCGCGATCAACCCGGACCCGGAGGCACCGATCTTCGAGATCGCCGACTACGGGATCGTGGGGGACCTGTTCGAGGTGCTGCCGGCGGTCAGTGCCGAGCTGCGGGCCCGGCGAGGCTGAGCCTCAGCCCAGGTCGCGCAGCCAGAGGAGCGCCTGCTCGGCCTGGGCCTGCTGGAACCGGCGCAGGTTCGGGATGCCGGGCGGCGGGGGCTGCAACGCCCCGTGGGTGAAGTACCCGGCCAGCCCGGCGACCGCCGCCCGCAGCCGTTCCGGCTCCAGCCCGGCGGACATCGGCTGGGCCCAGAAGATCTCCTGCGGTCTGCCACCGCCCTGCATCGCGATGCTGGGCACCATGAAGGCCAGGTCCGCCCAGGCGGCACCGACGCTGGCGTGCGGCCAGTCGATCAGGGCGACGTGCTCGACGTCGATCATCACGTTGTCCGCCCGCAGGTCGCCGTGCACCAGCCGGTCGCCCACCAGCGCGGCGGTGGCGTCCTCGGACCAGGTGCACAGGGTGTCCAGGTGCGCGCGCAGCCACTCGCCGGTGCCCTCCGCCCAGTCGGCGGTGCGGTCGAGGGCGCTGCCCGGGCCCTCGGCCAGGGTGTGCCAGCCCCGGAAGTCGGCGGCGAAGTGCTCATCCGTGGCCGGCAGCCGGTGACCGGGCAGCGGCGTCGCCTCGGACAGCACGGCCATCGCCTCCAACACCCGGCGGAGCTCGGCCGGGCGCCAGGGCAGCAACGGCGGGCGACCGGTGGCGACCTCGAAGCCGAGCAGCACCCAGTCGCCGTCGTCGTCGTGCCAGAGCAGCCGGGGCGCGGGCACCTGGGCCGGGATGGCCTGTGCGGCGCGCACCTCGGCCCGGGCCAGCTCGGGCGACTGCGGGTTCTGTTCGGGGGAGACCGCCTTGACGAACACCCCGCGACCGTCGGCGAGTTCGAGCACCGCGGCGAAGCCGGGGCTGAAGCCGGTGGTGGCGCTCATCTCGGCGGTGACCTGCGCGCCGGCCAGCTCCTGGATCCGGGTGCGGACGCCGCGCGGCAGGTCGCGCCAGTCCAGGCGTTGCCCGCTGAAGGCCAGCGGGGCCGGGGTTGGCGTCGTCGCGTCGTCGGCACTCACGCGCACATCCTGCCAAACCCGTTCGTAGACTCGTGGCGTGAACGCGTATCTGGACCATGCGGCGACCACGCCGATGACCCCGGAGGCGGTGGCGGCGCTGACCGCACACCTGGCCGCCGGGAACCCGTCATCGCTGCACACCGCCGGTCGGGCGGCCCGCCGGGTGGTCGAGGAATCGCGGGAGCGCCTGGCGGCGGCGGTCGGCGCGCGTCCGTCCGAGGTCATCTTCACCAGCGGCGGCACGGAGGCCGACAACCTGGCGATCAAGGGTGTCTACACCGCTCGGCAGGCCGCTGACCAGCAACGACGCCGGATCATCGTGTCGTCGGTCGAACACCACGCTGTGCTCGACCCGGCCGAGTGGCTGGCCGCGCACGAGGGGGCCGAGCTGGTGTTCCTCGGGGTGGACGGCGAGGGCAGGGTCGACCCGGCGGAGCTGGCGGCCGAGCTCGCGGCCCACGGCGAGCGCACGGCGCTGGTGTCGGTGATGTGGGCGAACAACGAGGTCGGCACGGTGCAGCCGGTGACCGAGATCACCCGGATCGCGGCGGCGCACGGGGTGCCGGTGCACTCCGACGCGGTGCAGGCGGTCGGCCAGCTGCCCGTCGACTTCGCCGCCTCCGGCCTGGACGCGCTGACACTGACCGGGCACAAGCTGGGCGGCCCGGTCGGTGCCGGGGCGCTGCTGGCCCGGCGCGGACTGGACCTCACCCCGGTGCTGCACGGTGGCGGGCAGGAGCGCGGGGTGCGCTCGGGCACGCTGGACGTGGCCGGGATCGCCTCGTTGGCGGTGGCGGTGGAGCAGGCGGTGGCCGAGCGCGAGCAGACCGCGGCACGGCTCGCGGCACTGCGGGACCGGCTGGTCGCCGGGGTGCTGGCGGCCGTCCCGGATGCCGTGCCGCGGGGTGCGACCGGGGCCGACCGGCTGCCGGGCAACGCCCACCTCACCTTCCCCGGCTGCGAGGGCGATTCGCTGCTGTTCCTGCTGGACAGCGCGGGGGTCGAGTGCTCGACCGGATCAGCCTGCCAGGCCGGGGTGCCGCAGCCCTCGCACGTGCTGCTGGCGATGGGGCTGGACGAGCCGACGGCACGGGGTGCGCTGCGGTTCAGCCTGGGCCGGACCTCGACCGAGGAGGACGTGACGGCGCTGCTGGAGGCGCTGCCGGGTGTGGTGCAGCGGGCGCGGGCCGCCGGACTGGTGGGGGTGCGCTGATGCGGGTGCTGGCGGCGTTGTCCGGTGGTGTCGACTCGGCGGTGGCCGCCGCACGCGCCGTCGACGCCGGGCACGAGGTGGTCGGGGTGCACATGGCGCTCTCCCGGAACCGGGCGCAGATGCGGACCGGGTCCCGGGGCTGCTGCTCGATCGAGGACGCCGGTGACGCCCGGCGCGCGGCGGACGTGCTCGGCATCCCGTACTACGTCTGGGACCTGTCCGAGCGGTTCGAGGACACCGTGATCGCGGACTTCCTGTCCGAGTACGAGGCGGGGCGTACCCCGAATCCGTGTGTGCGCTGCAACGAGCACATCAAGTTCGACGCGCTGCTGGACAAGGCGCTGGCGCTGGGCTTCGACGCGGTGTGCACCGGTCACTACGCCCGGGCCGGGGTCGACGACGCGGGTCTGCCCCTGCTGCGCCGGTCGGTGGACCCGCTCAAGGACCAGTCGTACGTGCTCGCGGTGATGGGCCCGCAGCGGTTGGCCCGGGCGATGTTCCCGCTGGGGGAGGTGGAGTCCAAGGAGCAGGTGCGCGCCGAGGCGGCCGCCCGGGGGCTGAGCGTCTCCGCCAAGCCGGACTCCTACGACATCTGCTTCGTCGCCGACGGCGACACGCAGGGATTCCTGCGGGACCGGCTCGGCTCGCGGCCCGGGGAGATCGTCACCGCCGACGGGACCGTGCTGGGCGAGCACGACGGCGCGTACGGCTTCACGGTCGGGCAGCGCAAGGGGCTGCACATCGACCGGCCGGCGCCGGACGGCAAGCCGCGCTACGTGCTGTCCATCGAGCCGGTGCAGAACCGGGTGGTGGTCGGCTCCGCCGAGGACCTGACCGTCGGGGCGGTGGACGGCGAGGACACGGTGTGGTTCGTGCCCGCGCCGGAGGACTGGATCGACTGCCTGCTCCAAGTGCGGGCGCACGGCGGCGCGGTGCCGGTCCGGGCGTTGGCCACCGCGGACGGCGGGCTGCGGATCGAGGTGGACGACGACCGACTGCGTGGCGTCGCGCCGGGCCAGTCGGCGGTGCTCTACGACGGCGACCGGGTGTTGGGGCAGGCCACGGTGTCGGCGACCCACCCGCGCGGCGCCGCACCGACCCCGGCCGGCCCGACGGCCTTGACCGCATGAGCGTCGAGGTCTCCGGGGTCGGCCCCTGGCCGGGTGACGACCAGCTGGAAGCGCAGAGCGCGGTCACCGGCGAGATCGCCGAGACCCCCGATCCGGCGGTCGGCATGCCCTGGGCGGTCCGCCTCCCGGACCGCGGACCCGAGCACACCGGGGTCGGTGCCGGACTCGGACTGCTGCTGGACCTGCCCGCCGAACTCGGACCGCACGGCTGGCGGTTCGCCGACCGGCCCGGTCACGACGCGGCGCGTCTCGATGCAGCCCGGCGGGAGCAGGTCGACGCGCTCGCGGTCGCGGCGCACGGCTGGTCGGGGCCGTTGCTGGTGCCGGTGTGCGGCCCGCTGACCCTGGCCGGATCGGTGTACCTGGCCCGCGGCGACCGGGCGGTGGCGGACCGGGGCGCGGTCACCGAGATCGTCGAGTCACTGGCCGCCGGGATCGGCGATCACCTGGCGGCGATCGGCCGGGTGCTCCCGGAGGCCGCGCCGACGGTGCTGCTGCACGAGCCGCTGCTGGCAGCCGTGGTCGCCGGGACGCTGCCCACCTTCTCCGGCTACGCCCGGCTGCGGTCGGTGCCCGCCACGGAGGTGGCGGAGCGGCTGACCCGGGCGGTCGACCTGCTGCGGGCGGCGGGCGCGGCCCGGGTCGCCATCCACCTGGGCGCCGGGGCGACGCTGGCACCGGTGGTGCGACGCTCCGGCGCGGACGGGATCGGGGTCACGGCGTCGAGTCTGGACGAGCGGCGCTGGGAGCCGGTCGCCGAGGCGGTGGAGGCCGGACTGCGGCTGTTCGCCCAGGTCGAGCCGCCGCGGACCTCGCAGTGCGCGGGGCCGGACGTGCGCGGGGTCGCCCAGCCGGTGCTGGACGGGTGGCGGCGGGTCGGCCTGCCGAACGATCGGCTCGGGGCGGTCACGCTGCTGGCGCCCGCACCGGAGATCGGGGCACCCGAGGCGGTGCGGACGGCACGGGCCACCCTGGCGACCGTGGCGCGGGCGGCGGAGCTCGTCGCCGAACGAGCGGAGGACTGAACGTGGCGGGACGTGCGGTGCAGGACGACCCGGCCGGGACCGGACCGGCTGGTGGCGCGACCGGGGGGATGCCCGGGGCCGGGGGTGGTGCGACCGGACCGGGGTCCGACGGGGCGGCTGGTGGTGCGGTCGCGCGGGCGTCCGGCGGGGCCGCTGGTGGGCGGGGCGGGGTGTGGTCGGCGCTGCTGCTGCTGATCGGCTCCGGGCTGGCACTCGCCGGACTGCTGACCCTGATCGTGTTCTGGGTGCAGGTCGCCACCGGCTCGATGCTGACCGGTGCGGGCACCGAACAGCCCTGCGTGGCAGCGGCGGCCGCCGGGACGGACGACGCCGAGGTGACGTACGCGGTGCTGCCGGCATCGGCGGTGTGCACCTGGACGCCCTCCGGGGCGACCGAGTCCGTGCCGCTCGCCGCCGCGTCGGTGGCGGGCAGTTGGGCGGCCGGTGCGGCGGTGCTGATCGGCCTGATGGTGGTCGCCTGGGTCGGCTGGACGCGGTGGCGTCGGCGCCGTTCCGGCGAAACCGCTGGTCACCAGGGCTCTGCTACCCATCGGTCTGTCGACGGATAGGTAGCGACCCCCTCACGCTGG contains:
- a CDS encoding electron transfer flavoprotein subunit alpha/FixB family protein, whose amino-acid sequence is MSEVLVLLDHTEDGDLRPAALEAVTAGRALGDVQAVWIGERMSADVPEQLGRYGASVLHRVRVTDADARLTAVQGAALVAVATHDVVLGTSSFVGKEVAAHLAVATGAGVVSDATAVRRDDSGRIVADKTVLAGTWTTQCAVLTSPAIVLLKAGAVVAEPVDGPAATVREHTVSAAAASRGIRVVEHTPTAASDRPDLGSADVVVVGGRGTDGDFGPLEELADVLGGAVGATRVATDEGWIGHEAQIGQTGVTVTPRLYIGAGVSGAVHHRGGMQASGTIVAINPDPEAPIFEIADYGIVGDLFEVLPAVSAELRARRG
- a CDS encoding electron transfer flavoprotein subunit beta/FixA family protein, yielding MKIVVCVKHVPDIQADRELGPDHRVVRTGGDGTINELDENALEAAAQIAEGSDEDVEVVVITVGPDDAEDAARRGLQLGADAGVHVLDDDIAGSDVFATARVLAAAIRRVGDVDLVLTGMAGLDGLTSLLPATLADLLDLPALTLAAEVTVADGEVTVRRDLDHATEVLAAPLPALVSVTDRANEPRYPNFQAIMAARKKPVETIALADLGLEPGEVGAAGSRTAVLTAAPRPPREDRVLVTGGADAGRELAAWLVEQGLVREDVR
- the glgX gene encoding glycogen debranching protein GlgX, whose translation is MSAPTPTRLGVHVVEDGVEVAVLAPHADAIDLCLFDDAGTERRIRLEGPELGVFFARVPGIRAGQRYGLRAHGPWDPVNGLRYNPAKLLVDPYAVGLTGELGYGPETYGHRVEDGDPYGPADDRDSAGHVPYGVVLDLDQDDAADPTTNRPHVPWSDTVIYEAHVRGLTARHPEIPADERGTYAALGHPALIQHLHRLGVTAVELLPLQACAPEPHLVSRGMTNYWGYNTLGFFAPDPRWASAAARAAGPAAVLAELRTAIHRLHEAGIEVLLDVVYNHTPEGGLGGQHLSLRGLDSAVYYLHDGAHPAALADVTGCGNTLDFRRTEVVRLALDSLRHWVQQVGVDGFRFDLAVTLARGHGGFDPDHPFLVATATDPALQDVKLIAEPWDIGPGGWRTGQFPVPWSEWNDKFRNSARSFWLADPARATHGDAGHRVRDLATRLSGSVDLFGHSDPQLRRGTRASVNYVTAHDGFTLADLVAYEHKHNEANGEQNRDGTDDNRSWNHGIEGPVEATAVAADILPIRRRSIRNLLGTLLLSAGTPMLTAGDEMGRTQQGNNNAYCQDGDLSWLPWELAPWRQDLLATTRHLTALRRTHPALRGERFYTGRPLDRPDLSWFDPQGEPFTHDRWHDGDLRTLQMLRISGDDQALLVLNGALEPQQVALAPGADWRLAWDSVWEHPDEATPGDEVMEPLSLRLYVG
- the mnmA gene encoding tRNA 2-thiouridine(34) synthase MnmA, with the translated sequence MRVLAALSGGVDSAVAAARAVDAGHEVVGVHMALSRNRAQMRTGSRGCCSIEDAGDARRAADVLGIPYYVWDLSERFEDTVIADFLSEYEAGRTPNPCVRCNEHIKFDALLDKALALGFDAVCTGHYARAGVDDAGLPLLRRSVDPLKDQSYVLAVMGPQRLARAMFPLGEVESKEQVRAEAAARGLSVSAKPDSYDICFVADGDTQGFLRDRLGSRPGEIVTADGTVLGEHDGAYGFTVGQRKGLHIDRPAPDGKPRYVLSIEPVQNRVVVGSAEDLTVGAVDGEDTVWFVPAPEDWIDCLLQVRAHGGAVPVRALATADGGLRIEVDDDRLRGVAPGQSAVLYDGDRVLGQATVSATHPRGAAPTPAGPTALTA
- a CDS encoding phosphotransferase family protein, which codes for MSADDATTPTPAPLAFSGQRLDWRDLPRGVRTRIQELAGAQVTAEMSATTGFSPGFAAVLELADGRGVFVKAVSPEQNPQSPELARAEVRAAQAIPAQVPAPRLLWHDDDGDWVLLGFEVATGRPPLLPWRPAELRRVLEAMAVLSEATPLPGHRLPATDEHFAADFRGWHTLAEGPGSALDRTADWAEGTGEWLRAHLDTLCTWSEDATAALVGDRLVHGDLRADNVMIDVEHVALIDWPHASVGAAWADLAFMVPSIAMQGGGRPQEIFWAQPMSAGLEPERLRAAVAGLAGYFTHGALQPPPPGIPNLRRFQQAQAEQALLWLRDLG
- a CDS encoding cysteine desulfurase family protein: MNAYLDHAATTPMTPEAVAALTAHLAAGNPSSLHTAGRAARRVVEESRERLAAAVGARPSEVIFTSGGTEADNLAIKGVYTARQAADQQRRRIIVSSVEHHAVLDPAEWLAAHEGAELVFLGVDGEGRVDPAELAAELAAHGERTALVSVMWANNEVGTVQPVTEITRIAAAHGVPVHSDAVQAVGQLPVDFAASGLDALTLTGHKLGGPVGAGALLARRGLDLTPVLHGGGQERGVRSGTLDVAGIASLAVAVEQAVAEREQTAARLAALRDRLVAGVLAAVPDAVPRGATGADRLPGNAHLTFPGCEGDSLLFLLDSAGVECSTGSACQAGVPQPSHVLLAMGLDEPTARGALRFSLGRTSTEEDVTALLEALPGVVQRARAAGLVGVR